The segment ATTTCTGCATAATGTTAAATCCTTCATGAAGAGATTGATCTGGGTTTCGGTCTAGATATTGAATGTGCAGTTACCTCCGGAGTTAGCTTTACTCTCTCGGGTTATATAGCCTGATCTGTTGATCTTAATTTTGGAACTTATATTAAATAGGGAGAGTCTACCATTCTCGGGACATTTCTTGATCATACTTTTTTCTAATcgtaaaatatctttttatattaaatcatttaaagatGCCAAATATATGTTTCGGTTTCCCTACCTACACTTCTTTTTTCACCAGttaggttttggttttatttgataTGAGTTAAGCGGAGGCACAAATGGAATAAGGaatcttgaaataaaattaagaaaacaccCAGCAAATTATGCAACACCcaacaaatcaacaatattatttaaaaataaatattttttattttgaaaaataaagttaacttgtataaaaaaaattacaaataaattagaataatatcttaaaaaatcaaatataaacaaaataattttaaaaatagcatGCAAAACTAGTGATTTAcgtcatgagatcgggataaacttaaagaaaaaagttgaaGGTGATtacaaaaccaatattttttataaaaaaaactaatatagaaCGATAAGATCACACGACAAATTAAATgtcaaaaaatgaaacaaaaaaaataattacataaaagaatctaaaaaaataagagtgaaaaaagaacattaattagagggaaaataaaaaattttaattggagggttaaattgaattagaaatatctttcacaaaagaaaaaaaatcaaaagaatgagggtttaactacaaaaaataaaacaacaaaaactttgattaaaagatgaaattgaaagtaaaaattttttttcaataaaatggcaaagaaaaaatattaaaaataaaaaataaggactgaaattaaaaacaaaacatacgagaaattataattgaagaactaaattttaaaaaaatatgtctataaaaggaataagaacaaaataaaaaataaaaggaataaggacttaaactataaaaaggaataagaataaaataaaaaataaaaaaaaataaggactgaaattataaaaaggaataagaataaaaaaaaataaggactgaaattaaaaacaaaacatatgagACATTATAAtggaaggattaaattaaaaaaaaaattatataaaaggaataagaatgaaataaaaaattaaaagaacaagaattggaattgaaaaaaaaaggacaatgaTATACTTTATCTGTAagaataaggaaagaaaaaaacaaaacaaacgaCTATCATACATCTTCACGCGCCACACCATGTAAATGAGGGTATGCACCCTCTGAGTGGTGCGGATGCAACCCACTTGTTGGCGTGTATGCATGTGTCAGAAgcttttttgattaaaaaattcaaacgaaacatgaaaatattaaaaaacctcTATGATCattttaattacacaaaatacttgtgtgaaaataaaaaaacaccccaaatgcaaagatttttttttctatcttttctaaggttaaaaatatgtttttattgtaCATGGATAATGAAAAAACCTGAAAACCTTTGTCTCACAACTCAATAAATTTTTGATCTTAGTggcaaagaaatatttttattgtaaaaaagcTTGTGAAAAGTCATGAAAGCTCTTAGTAAACATAtctaaattttgttgattttaggctaaaaaagtatttttactatgtaaaaaaacaaaaaaaatacacatatacctctaaataattttttaatgaccaATTAGCTAgtgaaaaagattaaaaacccTAGCTTTAAGGCTTAATTTTCCTAATTTAaggacaaaataataatttcaattcaTGGTGAATAACATTTAGTACTACGTCCAGTGAAACTCCCAAACAGTTTAgagtttttgttaaatattatgtttcctCTTCCCACTACGTAAATAATTTCGGCTAAAGCCCCATTTCATTGATTACTCTCGACGTAGAAAGTAGTGTAATTTAATGAGGAGATTCAACACAGTTCCATTGCGATGCATTGTTTCTTCTCCATGTTAGGCAATAATTTTTATCACAGAGCAGCTGAAACAGAAGGAAAACCTTGAGATATTGTTCCATGGCTTCTTAGATAAATCTTTTGTAGAACTTACCATGGCCGCAGAAAATGTTATTGTCACTCGAAGACAATAAtcctaaaaattatataaattatattttgaattttcattcaacaatttaaaatttaaaattaaaatggttaTGGTAAATTTGTCCCAAATCTAAAAGTTCTTGATATATACTGTGTAACGACCTCAAACTTCTCTTTCAGTAGATTAACAACATAATCAACTTTTTGGTTAATCactcaatttaatttagttagATTACTCGGATTTAATTTGTATTAGTAAACAAATTACTAAATTACTCGGTGTTTGAGTGACTAAATTGTGAATTAACACGTCACTCGGTCAACCGGCCAACCCGGTTGATTCTGATAAATTTGTCCCAAATtttacaaactaaaaaaaaaacacacaaaatccATCACGTTCCCGCGCAAATAAAGCATTTCCACTGGCTACTTAACAAAGCACGCGGATCGCGATCCCGCTAACACTTCTCCAGACATTCACAACCATCGATTTCTTCAAAATCCGCTGCCCACAAATCTTCCCCATAAGAAGAGGAGGGTCTCCAAATTTTAAATGAGCCAAAAGGTTTAAGAATCTGAGCGCGCCTGTCAGAAGAATCCTATTGGTCACATCACATCGCACACTGATCGCCATCTCCACCGTTCATAACTTTACAAATCAACGGTCTGAAATCTATTTCATCCTTTCCTTCTCCCGCTCACTTTCCCCTATAAAAATTGTAAGAACCTCGTATCTCTACGCATCAAAAACCCTAACTTTCCCTTGTTTTCGTGAGAAACAAGCAGAAACCCAAAATCCCAATTGCCAATTCACTCGTTTCAATGGCTCGCACTAAGCAAACAGCGAGAAAGTCCACTGGAGGGAAAGCCCCAAGGAAGCAACTAGCCACGAAGGCAGCCAGGAAGTCAGCTCCAGCCACCGGAGGAGTGAAGAAGCCCCACCGTTTCAGGCCAGGAACAGTGGCGTTGAGAGAGATCAGGAAGTACCAGAAGAGCACGGAGCTGTTGATAAGGAAGCTTCCATTTCAAAGGCTGGTGAGGGAAATAGCCCAAGATTTCAAGACAGATTTGAGGTTCCAAAGCAGCGCGGTGGCAGCCCTTCAAGAGGCGGCAGAGGCGTATCTTGTTGGGTTGTTTGAGGATACCAACTTGTGTGCTATTCATGCTAAGAGGGTAACCATTATGCCTAAGGATATCCAATTGGCCCGAAGGATTAGAGGAGAGAGGGCTTAATTGTAGAACTTTTCCAGATTAAATGAGAAATTGCATTGCTTAATTTGGATTGTACTTGATGATTTATCTTTAAATCTCTCTCTAATCAATCTTGTTCCCAAATGGAAAGGATAGAGCATCTTATGCATTGTATTGATCATGCTCATTGGTTCATAGAGACCTAATTTTCCAAAACGTTTGATTTTAAAGACTAAAATGTAATATAAGAACATGAAATCTCAAATAAGGACCAatttgtcaataaaaaaaaaataggaaaaagaaaaatttaaaccaaACACCTAACAATGATGATAAATGATCTTTCaaattctttggatttttttattaaaagcttTTCATAGAGACCTAACTACCCAAAACCCTTAATTTTAAGAACtaaaatgtaatatatataagaacatGAAATCTCAAATAAGGACTAAtttgtcaataaaaataaaataggaaaaagaaaaatttaaaccaGACAATTAATAATGAAGATAAATGATCTTTTAAATCACTcttattatttatgaatatcaaattatattctttggattttttattaaaaactttttttaaaaaaacattatcctaaaattatcatcaagttcatattattgatgaaagatctatcttatcataattattataaaaaatgtaatattaaaatttttattcaaaagagATAAAACTTTGACAAgtaagaaataaaactaaaagaactaatggagaataattaaaaacaaaattagatccAAAAACTACATACAACtggatttgaatttattaaaaataaataaaaaaaatctgaaaggGATGTCGTGGATGCAAGAATCATCCGTGGCATATGATGAAGgaaataaaggcataaaaataaGCCACGTA is part of the Populus nigra chromosome 8, ddPopNigr1.1, whole genome shotgun sequence genome and harbors:
- the LOC133702289 gene encoding histone H3.2: MARTKQTARKSTGGKAPRKQLATKAARKSAPATGGVKKPHRFRPGTVALREIRKYQKSTELLIRKLPFQRLVREIAQDFKTDLRFQSSAVAALQEAAEAYLVGLFEDTNLCAIHAKRVTIMPKDIQLARRIRGERA